One segment of Castanea sativa cultivar Marrone di Chiusa Pesio chromosome 3, ASM4071231v1 DNA contains the following:
- the LOC142628859 gene encoding uncharacterized protein LOC142628859, with product MDEATSTKSSPSSNEGVPNDEAPLWQYVTKIEKPSGSTVKSGGNTHFKCNYCGNIYLGSYSRVKAHLLRIVNKCIKVCPSVTPSHRLEMQQMHDQVENDKLERERRKQIPLPPPLLSRGPIGSIPPLRTQEDSDSTNPFDGNKRRKVVNPTVEKLFQNNARHELDSQIARMFYTSGISFNFARNPYYRSSYSYAATHSIPGYVPPGYNALRKTLLQREKAHVDRLLKPIKDVWVENGVSIVSDGWSDPQRRPLINIMAVSDGGPVFIKAIDGSGEFKEKHYIAGVLRDAIKEIGHEKVVQVITDNANVMKFAGALIEVADTRFASVVIMLKRLKLIKRCLQAMATSEQWASYREDDVGKAQKVKEMILCDLWWDKIDYILEFTAPIYDMIRVADTDKPCLHLVYEMWDSMIEKVKVAIYRHEGLEDDEYSSFWSVVYDILIDHWTKNCTPLHCFAHSLNPRYYSTEWLLENSKRIPPHRDHEISMERSKCLDRFFEDVNELNVVKSAFAAFSGGRFPSPAVLTHRNKMAPARAEDLVYVHSNLRLLSRRNAEYINRDTKMWDIAGDSWNESDIHGGAGILENAAVTLDEPELEAMVIGNEEPKLGVELLHP from the exons ATGGATGAAGCTACTAGCACAAAAAGTTCACCTTCATCTAATGAAGGAGTGCCAAATGATGAAGCTCCTCTTTGGCAGTAtgtgactaaaatagaaaaaccatcTGGTTCTACTGTTAAATCAGGTGGAAACACACACTTTAAGTGCAACTATTGTGGTAATATTTATTTGGGATCCTATTCTAGGGTTAAGGCTCATTTATTAAGAATTGTTAATAAATGTATTAAAGTATGCCCTAGTGTGACACCGAGCCATAGGTTGGAAATGCAACAAATGCATGATCAGGTTGAGAATGATAAGTTAGAAAGAGAACGGAGAAAACAAATTCCCTTACCCCCACCTCTCCTAAGCCGTGGGCCTATTGGGAGTATTCCCCCACTTCGGACACAAGAAGATAGTGATAGTACAAATCCCTTTGATGGTAATAAGAGGAGGAAGGTTGTGAATCCTACGGTGGAGAAATTATTCCAAaataatgctagacatgaaTTGGATAGTCAAATCGCTAGGATGTTTTACACCAGTGGGATTTCATTTAACTTTGCAAGGAACCCATATTATCGTAGTTCCTATTCATATGCCGCTACTCATAGCATTCCAGGTTATGTTCCTCCTGGATACAATGCCTTGAGAAAAACActtttgcaaagagaaaaagctcATGTTGATAgacttttgaaaccaattaaggaCGTTTGGGTTGAAAATGGTGTAAGTATAGTTTCTGATGGATGGTCAGATCCACAAAGGAggcctcttattaatattatggctGTATCAGATGGGGGTCCAGTATTTATTAAGGCAATTGATGGGTCAGGTGAGTTCAAAGAAAAACATTATATTGCTGGGGTGTTGAGGGATGCTATAAAAGAGATTGGACATGAGAAAGTTGTCCAAGTAATCACTGATAATGCTAATGTGATGAAGTTTGCTGGAGCTCTTATTGAGG TTGCTGATACTAGATTTGCTTCGGTTGTTATAATGCTAAAaaggttgaagttgataaaaagatgcCTTCAAGCCATGGCTACTAGTGAGCAATGGGCTTCTTATAGGGAGGATGATGTTGGAAAAGCTCAAAAGGTGAAAGAGATGATTCTATGTGATCTTTGGTGGGATAAGATTGATTATATCCTTGAATTCACAGcacctatttatgatatgataCGAGTAGCTGACACAGATAAGCCTTGTCTTCATCTTGTATATGAGATGTGGGATTCAATGATAGAGAAGGTAAAGGTAGCAATATATCGGCATGAAGGCTTGGAAGATGATGAGTATAGCtcattttggagtgtggtgtatGATATACTTATTGATCATTGGACTAAAAATTGTACTCCACTACACTGCTTCGctcattccttaaatcctag GTATTACTCCACTGAATGGCTTTTGGAGAATTCAAAACGCATCCCTCCACATCGAGATCatgaaatttctatggaaaGGAGCAAGTGTTTGGATCGATTCTTTGAAGATGTGAATGAATTAAATGTGGTGAAGTCTGCGTTTGCTGCATTTTCAGGAGGGAGGTTTCCTTCACCAGCTGTCTTGACACATAG aaacaaaatggctcCTGCACGTGCTGAGGATTTGGTATACGTGCATTCTAATCTTCGACTCTTGTCAAGGCGCAATGCAGAGTACATAAATAGAGATACAAAGATGTGGGATATTGCAGGAGACTCTTGGAATGAGAGTGATATACATGGAGGAGCTGGAATTCTTGAGAATGCAGCTGTTACACTTGATGAGCCAGAGTTGGAGGCCATGGTTATTGGGAAT GAAGAGCCAAAACTGGGGGTTGAGCTACTGCATCCATAA